TCATGGAGTTAAGATTACAAATTGTTACTAGTTGATACTAGACGCATAGCAAAGGTAAACATATTTTCTCATAAGCTTAAAATCATAAACTAAGTTCAGGACATGGCCTGAGAACAAAGAAACCGAACACCTGAGCTACGCATGACTGCTTGAACTAAAAAAGATGACGATTAAGTTTCAATTCATGAAAAGCATGCCCCTCAAATTCCAAGAGGCTTGACAAATATCAGATATCACTCGCCAAAACAACCGAACACCATACTGAGCTATGCTTGACTGCCTGAACACAATGCTGAACATTATGCTTCCCGCCATGTCTTGTCCCAATCCTCTCTCGCACCTCAGAAATAATAGATGGGAACTGCTGCACAAACTTCACAAGACCGTCAGTTAACGCGGCCTTCATGAAATTCTTCTCCTCGGCAAAGAAGTCAATGCACTTGTGCTTCAACTCCGGGCAGCTGTATATTTCAGCGCAAACTATGTTAGTGGCAACCGTATCCACCGACACAATGTCCCACAACTTCTGGGCACAGAAAAGCTTCAGCCGGTCCAAGGCATACCGGTCGGCCGCCACAAGCAAGTACTGAAGCGTCTCCGTTGGAGAGTTCCCAAGCTCGTTATCTTCAGGTAAGGCATCTGTGTACATGAACTGAAGCATGGGTTTGAATGTTGCTGGAGCAATCTCATGAAGGGTTATTGAGGACATTGTAGTCTCAGCCATGGATCCAAGGAGCTCCGCTTTGAAGACCGGTGAGCGAGCGGCAAGCACGGACCGATGTGCGTGGAATGTCTCGCCATCGATGATGAATGACACATCCGTTCCAGCCCTGCTATCCAGTAGAGTGCCGATATGTCGGTACAGATCTATCCTCCACATGTGCCTTGCCAAGATCAAGGTGCTTGATTTGCTCATAGTTTACTTTGAACTTGATGACGACCAAGGCAGAGGAATCCACCATAGTGGTGGTCTGCACTTCCACCTCCGGCCCTGACATGCGCTGTCGCTTGCTCACTGAATGATTAGGGAGGGAGTAAATTTTACTTGAAATTATCGAAGAATGTATCGTTCATAGTACAAAAATTTTGGTCGTGCCACTGGAGTTACCATCATTGGCCACATGGCCGACTCCATTCATCCTGTGGCACTGCTAGATCTCGGAACGCAATAGGTTTCGCCTCTAATGGCGATGGGCGGAGCTATGTTAGGGTCAGTGAAGCGAATCGCACCTGTGATTAGAGGAATAGGCATATTACTTGCGGGTAGAGACTACTCAGACCTGTATGCAAAATATCATTCCCAAACCTACGCCCTCACCTTGCTAGTCATCGTTACCCATCTGGGGTCAGAAATGAAACCCATGCCCGTCACCCGTTGGTACACATGTATCCCTGACATACCCTTAGCAACTTGGTCCTCCAGTCAAGGCTCCCGCAACACGGAGAAGCTCTGGCATGGCGAGCTCAGGTAGATCTGGCGCGTCGAGCTTCAATCTGGTGAGGTGTGCAAATCCAGTAAGGACTCCGACGAGGTGGGGCGGATTACAAAGAGAGGATGAGGTTAGGGTGGGTGGCGGCTGCAAGCAGGAGACCAATGCGCAGCTAGGaggaacaaaaaaaaggaacccTAGAATGTACCTTATATATTAGTAAGTGGGTACCGCCAAGAACTTGAGCTTGGATTCGAGTCGTTGAGCCGATCAATTTGTGTTTTCACCACTGAACTGGCTATTGCCTCGCTtggaagaataaaaaaaatagtggaACTTAAGGGGTGCAACGTAACTCTTGGTGGCAGAAAGAGTTCAACTGGAATCTGACTTGAGAGGGTGCTTGAGGCAGAGGATACTTTAATGGGACTGGCAGCAAacggaagaagaaagaaatctgTATCCTGTCATTGGATCATGAGTGAATCTGTTATTGATCAGAAGAGAATTTATCAGATACTTCACGAATACTACAAGAAACTCTTTAGTAGGCAAAGTGCGTCTAATGTGATTTGCCTGAGAATGCTTGGGAAGCAAAATATTGCAGTCCGACCAGGTGATGGCACACGAGGTGCAAAACAAGAAGACAACAAAGCTAGAACAAGGTAATTAGTCAGGGTTAGTTCTTCCTTGTGATTTTAATTGGGAAATTGGAAACACAAGAATGGTAGTACTTATAttgttcatttatttttttggttttgcCAAATGAGCATATCTTCCAAATTTTCTTAAACAAAACTAAATTGCATGGTATTGGTAGTTGCAAATGAGTTATACAGTTTAAAAATAAGGATTGTGCTGTTCCAtggttcagaaaaaaaaagatactgacataggtttggtttggtttggtttgagtACAGCCACAGCTCATGCCTAGGAGACATAGGAGAGAGCAGGAAAATAGTAGAAATAAAGCTTAGCAATTGTTGTGGTATCGAAACTTCTCTCACCAATCTGTTTCGCTTATCTGTGACGAGGAACTCTGAACACCAGCCCTCTGCGCGGTTTCTCTCTGCATGGATCGACACACCAGAATCAGACCAGACATGCTGACGATTCTGCGGGAGTACCAATGATGCAGCTCCATCGATGACAGCGACATGGTGTCGAACAGGATGGAGACCTGGCGTGTTGACCTCACCCATGGCATCTCGGCTCGTACTTACGGCCGCCGGATCAGATCGACTATACGATCCCCAGCttctgccgtcgtcgtcggaggagaGATTCTTGCGGCCGCCGGCTTCTGCCATCATGGGCGGTGCAAGCAGTCGTGCGCgacaggaagaagaaaggccaTCTGTGCTAATTCTAAGGCGCAGAGAGATACGATCTAATGGCAAAAGGTACGAGTTCCATGTAGCTCGCCGTGGAGAAGGCGCCGGCTGCATCTCCAGACTCTAGTCTTGCTGACATCGATGTGATCGCGGATGAGATCGGACTCTGCTCCATTTTTCACCACAAAATAGAGGAGGAAACGCGATAAAGGATGGAAGTAGTCAGGTGAAGCAAGACATCATAGCCATATCGCACAACTCCAATCATGTTAAAAACTACAGAAATCATATGGACCGTTGTCATGAAAGGGACTCAGGGTATCACTAACTTCTACTGCCAAATGAATCAACAAGTAGAAGCTCACACACTGAGAACAGAATTGAAGGTAACAAAATTTTGTTCCAACACGACAGGTAAACATGTTCGAAACCCAATACCGGTTGAAGATCAAATACTTGAAGACATTTGATCGCTTTCATGGATTTAGGACAACAAAATTGTTACTAGATTACAACGGAAGCATAACAAAAGCAAACATTTTCCCATACACTTCAAACATAAACCAATCACAAGACATGGCCGCAAAGAAACTGAACACAATAGTGGGCTATAAACTGGGACTTTGCTCGATTTACCACAAGATTTCAGCAAGAATGGCATGTTTATAGGAGAAAAAGCTATACAAGATGCAAATAGTCAGGTGAATCAAGATATAGCCATGTCGTCGCACTCAACAGATCCAATCATGTTAAAAACTACAGAAATCATATGGACTGTTGTCGTAAAGGGACTCATCGTCATTGCGGTATGACTGACTTCTACTACCAATGAATCAAGAAGTAGAAGCTCACACTGAACACAAAAGGTACATAACTGTGTTCCGAGGCTGCAGGtaaacatgataaaaaaaaaaccaagaCGATTGAAGATAAAAATACTTGAAGAGATCTGATAACATTCATGGATTTAAGAAAACAAACTTGTTTCTACAAACAAAAGCAAACAATTTTCTCACAAACTTCAAACATAAATTAAACCAACTACAGGACATGTCCGCAAACAAACTGAACACAATAATGAGCTATGAACTAGCATAACAAAGAAGGCAACTTTAAAGATTAATTTCCCGATTCACGAAAACCATGGTCTTCAAGTTCCAAGAGGCTCCAGATATATCAGATACCACCACGTCATATCCCAGCAAGCCTCCTTCGCACCTCAGTGATAATAGATGGGAACTTCTGCCCCAGCTGCATGAAACTATCTGTAAGCACAATCTTCTTGAAGTTTTTATCTGCCACAACAAACTCAATGCACTTGCCCTTCAGTTCCGGGCAATTGTAGATCTCGGCACAAGCTAAAGCATCACAAACTGTTTCCACTGAAACATTTTCCCACAGCTTCTGGGCACACATAAGCTTCAGCCTGTCCAATGCATAGCGGTCAGCCGCAACAAGCAGATTCTCAAACATCTCGGTTGGACAGTCCCCGAGCTCTTCGTCTCCAGGCAGGACATCAGTGTACATGAACTGAAGCATAGCTTTGAATGTTGCAGGGGCAATGTCGTGCAGGGTGATGCACGACATTGTTGCCTCGGCCATGGAACCAAGCAGCTCCGCCCGGAAGACCGGCGAGCGGGCAGCAAGAACAGCTCGATGTGCATGGAAAGTCTCGCCGTCGACGGTGAACGACACATCCTTTCCCTCATCGGTGCCATCCAGTAGAGTGGCCATATGTTTCCCAATGTCAGAAGGTGGCACGGGGATAGGATTGTCAGGTAACACCGTGATGGTGAAAACAAACTTGATGTGCCCATCTTTTACGTAATTGTGAACCATGTAGTTTTGGCTGGCGAGCCACTGGTAGTTGCCGTAGTACCTTTGCAATGGCGGGGGCAGCTTTGAAGAGATCATCACTGGTTCCCCATTCTTGTCTATCAGTAATACCTCGAAGATGGACTTGATGGGTCTGTCGGACATGATCTGACGCTCGAGGAAAATAGAGAAATGATCATTACTTATGGCTGCTATCTCATAGGCCCCGCGCGGGTAGAAGTTTATTCTCCACACTTGCCCGCCCACAGAGATGGGGTCGGATTTGATGGCCTGGCCAGCGGGGAGGTGCTTGGTTTGCTCGTAGTTTACTTTGAACTCGACGACGGCCGACGCAGAATCCATCATGGTGGTGGTCTGTAACTGCGCCTCTGGCCCTGACGTGCGCTGCCGCTTGCTCTCTGCATAATAAGAGAGGGAATGAATTTGACATGCTAGAAATTTACTGTTCCTAGTTAACAGAGGATTATAGTCGTACCACTCGTGCTAGCCTCATCGCTGACTCCCGTCATCCTGTGGCGCGGCTGGCTCTCCTAGGCTTCGACTCCAATAGTGGCGACCGGAGCTAGAGTAGGGTAGCAAAGAATCACACCTGCATCATGGGGGACATCGAGATTAGCAATGGCTACATGCACATGACTCGTAGTTACAAAGGTATTCAAACCCATGTCATGGAGGACATTCGAAAAAAATCTATCTCCTCGTCAAATAACAGAGTTGTTGTTTTTCCATCAATCACCATACAAGACGGTTGGACCTAGATCTAATGATCCATATCGTCTCTTCTTTCCCCCTATCTCCTTTCTTCAACGCCCGACGTGGCTGCGCTCGATGCCCGACGTGCAATGCCGCCTATGGCATAGATGACATGCTCGTCGCCACCGCCCATCGGTAATCCGTATGGGCAATACCTCCTAGCTACCTCCACGTACTGCCCATCGAGGGATTCCCCATCGCCTGACTCCCCCCTCACCGCCAGCTTGCGATCCCACAGGCTAATCCCAAGATCTAAAAAATCCCCATCCCTAAATCAATTTCTAGGAGAGATTGTGGGTGATGGACGGACAAGCAAATCCTTACAAGGAGTAAATCTGGTAAAAAAACTATCACAAGTAAGAAATAAAACCCACACAATCGCCCCACAAGCACCATGTACCCACGCACACAACCGTATGTCTACCATACCTTTGACAATTTTGGCATGGAGTTAAGGCCCCGGCACAAAACAACTTGGGTAGATCTTGGACGGCGAGCTCAGGCGGCCTTGCGGTGAGGTATGAAGATCCGGTGAGACTGCACTCCAGCGAGGTCAGGAGATGGCGAGGAGCGGATCTGACGGGGTCGGGCACTTGGGTGTTAGGGGTAGGGTGGCGGCGCCATGGTAGAGTCTAGTGCGCAGCTGGTTGGAATGGCAGGGAAAAGGAAACCCTAGCACATACTTTATATACTTTTACTTGGGGGTCCACATGTAAGGGGTTGGAGCAAGTTAGACTTGGGTTTTTGTCGAGGCGGgttaaagaaaaagatagaTTTATTTTGGGCCTAAAATGGCTTTCCAAGTCTGTTCTAAACTTCAAATAATCCCAATAGGTAGCTAATTTGTGGTGGGTTTGGGTTGGGCCAACATGGCTTTTATATTGAGAAGTAATTTAATTTAATGTAGGAACTGCAACTGTACAAGCACCCTATAGGTGTAGGTTTGAAACAAATAGGTAAAGAATCGTAGGGAGTCATTTTTGTGTTGGTTCACCCATATGTACCAAATTGCCGCTCTAAACTTGAGCCAATTTGGACTGGCCCACCTATGGCCCAAAGTCTAGCTATGTTTTGGACCACAAAAGACCAGAAAGGTAAGTTTACGATGCTTATTAAGAGGACTTGGCAAATATATGGAGGCCAAAAAACATTGGCCTAGCCCAAAACGACATGCAGGATGCGGTGCAATGCAAGCCGCGCCCCATTATAGCACACATACCACACATCCAAAAGAGTGTGGGGGTGGTCTGGGTGGTCGAAATAGGGTATCTTTAGTCGTGAACATTAATCTATAATGGCTCTTGCTATCAAGGAATTTGTTTGAAAACACTATTGATTGATTTGCAGGGGAAGAACTAGTGGGTCCACTGATTTCTAGATTTTTTTGAAAGGAGCGGGAGGGGTAAACCCCTACTAATTATATATTAAGAAAATGAAAGAGTACAAAGGTAACGGCAAAAAACTAAataagaagaagaggaagagcaacAAGCTAAGGGGTTACAGTGCATGCAACCATACATCCATAGAGGGTACTAAGGCAGGACGCGCTCTATGAAGTAACATGGAGAATTCAGATTTGAATTTCCTTTTGCACATTTCCACTGATGGACATCCAatcattccttgttgtccagaTGCTCCATAACATAAGGATTATGACTTTCATGAAGAAAGGAACTGCGAGCTTGTTCTTGATTTGTCTGAAGATATGAAGAATTTGTCTGGTGGTGATAACTGAAATTCCAATTGAGTTCCAACATGCTTTGGCAAAGTTACATCGGAGGAATAGATGTAACTGATTCCTAGATTTGTAATATCAACATGTGATTTGTGACTGCAATTCCATGAGTCGAACAATACTCTCATGCTGGTTGCCTGTAACGTGTTTCTTGATGCCTTGTTTTATTTGACGAAATGCCACTCCCGTTCACCATCATCACCATGGCTTCCAAGCATTATGAGAATTATGATAGGAATCCAATGTTTTAGTTTACCTTTTAGCAGCAAGGAGCGACTGTTGTATATGAAGCTTTAGCTAACCACTTCCCTTTCAGATATCTGATTCACTACTTCCTTGTGTTCTTTTGTGCCTGGTTAGTTTTCATTGTTCTCCTTCAAGCTTTCCTTTTTATATCTACCAATCAAGACTTGATGCTTGAGGGAAATCTTGATTCATTTCACTGTGTTCGCAtgtcaggatttttttttttgcaatgacATACTTGGATACATTAACTGACCGAGGTATGTTTGGGTGCCTCAGCAGGTTCTAGCTCCTCGGGTGCAAGACACACATCAGTCCATATTCTGTTATGAGTGATAAGCCaggcaaaaaaaattgcattttGGTGGGACACAGGCCTTCCAGATTGAGCTGATTTGCGACGATTCTATGCTTCCCAGGAATTGTGCTTTGTAAGCTGAGTACACGGAATATGTTCCATCTATGGTAAGTTTTCATGTGATGTGACCTTCGTGGTCTTGGTTAAGTTGGACGTTTTGAACTAATGACCACAATTCCACGAACTACTCAAAGTAACAGGATGAGGTCTCTTATCCAAGTGCTTAGGGGTAAGGTGTGGGCCAccgttcttttctttttctttaaaatGTAATGTTGTATAAACTTGGTGCTATGCCTTCGGTGTGAGCCatagttcttttctttttctttcaaatttaATGTTGTATAAACTTGGTGCTATGTCTTTCGGCCGGCGGCCTTGTAACCAAGCTGAGTTACAGAAGCTCATTTTTCCCAAGCTCATTTTTCCCATTTCCTAAATGGATGATGCTGCACGTCACAAAAAGGAATTGGTCCGTCTTGTCGTAGGGTATGTCAGTGTCCACCCATGCTTCGTCCGACGATGCCCATTCATGCCACAACCATCAGACCCGCAATGCTCTCACAATTTTCTCCAGGTTCAGAATGCTCAGACCGCCGTTTTCTTTGGGGAGTCAGCTCCTTATCCAGTTTACTTTGCACTTCCCTCTGTTAGTTCCCTGCTGCCAGCCTAGAGGAATCGCTTTCTTATTTTGTCGAGGTCTTGCAGTACTTCATGTGTCGTCCTGAGTGCCGTTAGCGAGTAGACCGGCACTGCAAGGGCATTGAGTGACTGGCATGTGGACTAGGTGGTTCAAACCCACATGCCAGTGATTTTTAGTGCCCTTTGCGGTACTGTAGAGGATATTGTTAGGAACTTCCAATGGAGAAATTAAGACACAACAAAATGTGCTGCGATTCAGAAAAGGTCTCATCTTGTGCGGACCGTGGACCGGTGGTGCAACCCGGTGGTGCAATAATCGGAGTGAGTTCTTGCCCCTAGGCAAATGCGCGAGGCGCGATTCCAGTTATATAGAAACAACAAGATATTTAAAAAGTGTAGCATTGTCTTAGCCACATCACTAACTTACGGtatgttgacggcagttagcacgtcaatttgtgaaccgtaggcacacggatcagttgtagctcttcccttagagtactcccccaaggtttatcaatttgTGGAACAAGTGAATTTGCACCTAGTTAATATAAGTAACTGAAAGCACTTGTGTATGAGATTGATCTCTAAGCAATCTAGATCAAAGCAGGTAGAGAGAGTAAAGGTGTGCACAAGATAGATAAAAACGCTTGTTGTCGTTGTTAAGaatagcggatcaagactacggcaagtaaatttgtttttatacgcgtaaggctcggatggttgcgtgAGAGGACATGGGggttatactggttcgggcaggaatagccctatgTCCAGTGTAAGCGGCTGCTCGTGTTGCTCACGCAg
The genomic region above belongs to Setaria italica strain Yugu1 chromosome VI, Setaria_italica_v2.0, whole genome shotgun sequence and contains:
- the LOC101755064 gene encoding BTB/POZ and MATH domain-containing protein 1-like, producing the protein MWRIDLYRHIGTLLDSRAGTDVSFIIDGETFHAHRSVLAARSPVFKAELLGSMAETTMSSITLHEIAPATFKPMLQFMYTDALPEDNELGNSPTETLQYLLVAADRYALDRLKLFCAQKLWDIVSVDTVATNIVCAEIYSCPELKHKCIDFFAEEKNFMKAALTDGLVKFVQQFPSIISEVRERIGTRHGGKHNVQHCVQAVKHSSFKQSCVAQVFGFFVLRPCPELSL
- the LOC101755471 gene encoding BTB/POZ and MATH domain-containing protein 1; this encodes MGNPSMGKSKRQRTSGPEAQLQTTTMMDSASAVVEFKVNYEQTKHLPAGQAIKSDPISVGGQVWRINFYPRGAYEIAAISNDHFSIFLERQIMSDRPIKSIFEVLLIDKNGEPVMISSKLPPPLQRYYGNYQWLASQNYMVHNYVKDGHIKFVFTITVLPDNPIPVPPSDIGKHMATLLDGTDEGKDVSFTVDGETFHAHRAVLAARSPVFRAELLGSMAEATMSCITLHDIAPATFKAMLQFMYTDVLPGDEELGDCPTEMFENLLVAADRYALDRLKLMCAQKLWENVSVETVCDALACAEIYNCPELKGKCIEFVVADKNFKKIVLTDSFMQLGQKFPSIITEVRRRLAGI